In the Neospora caninum Liverpool complete genome, chromosome Ia genome, one interval contains:
- a CDS encoding ranbp1 domain containing protein, related, with protein sequence MSDAATETKPAQPAETAATATKEEEDNFNPEEEVTEGNWNTPQVEVHAVQVETGEEDEDVFWKYRSKLYRWVGSTGDAQTAGEWKERGIGDAKLLRHKQTGKIRFLLRQEKTLKIVANHYVVANGVYCKLTPNVSSEKIWVWTVMDFAEGELKNEQFALKFGQVEQAQEFKKKFEEAAALNAKIFGVDADGEEKEEKKEEKDEKKDEKKDEKDESK encoded by the exons ATGTCCGACGCAGCCACAGAGACGAAGCCTGCGCAGCCCGCAGAGACTGCTGCAACGGCaacgaaggaggaagaagacaactTCAATCCCGAGGAGGAAGTTACCGAAGGAAACTGGAACACCCCACAA GTGGAAGTCCACGCCGTGCAAGTGGAgaccggagaggaagacgaagacgttTTTTGGAAGTATCGCAGCAAGTTGTACCGTTGGGTGGGTTCGACGGGAGATGCTCAGACAGCCGGAGAGTGGAAGGAGCGCGGGATCGGAGACGCAAAGTTACTGCGCCACAAACAAACCGGCAAaatccgctttcttcttcgccaagAAAAAACCCTCAAAATCGTCGCTAACCACTACG TGGTGGCCAATGGGGTTTACTGCAAACTCACGCCGAACGTGAGCAGCGAGAAGATTTGGGTGTGGACGGTGATGGACTTCGCGGAGGGCGAGTTGAAGAATGAGCAATTTGCGCTCAAGTTCGGACAAGTGGAGC AGGCCCAAGAGTTCAAGAAGAAGTTcgaagaagccgccgctCTGAACGCGAAGATTTTCGGCGTggacgcagacggcgaagaaaaggaagaaaagaaggaagagaaggacgagaagaaggacgagaagaaggacgagaaggacgaatCGAAGTAG
- a CDS encoding putative mitochondrial carrier domain-containing protein, with translation MAPADRNKARQQQPVSAGVRGRPSVTEVCRRIHSMWGFRGFFRGLWPCLIRVGPGTGVYFYSLDMLTGTWASFSAVSRKAAQAAPWRPASGLSVHAEKSEEPGNAAAADASRWGLRGECALETTAALVHAAAEETAGRGVLLEGEEERKVSGEIEGDLQSPMQGDSEKAPPWYNAVVSAAARGVAVVFFNPITVVKSRVESSWMTSRSSPPVRTLILEMWRTEGPASLLRGAWLTVLRDVPFSGIFFGMYTWLRTQVGMDGPREDISHFALKNFCCGASAAALASAVTHPFDVVRTRIQLYGLYVAQRNTHGAGFAAPAGSRPVSVPPQKCGSENLRGQAGPESATATRGGGARDAKGVDLTMRKMVRQMIREEGLLVLWRGLGARLAKRSLMSAMTWTSFEELRVVLAELKR, from the exons ATGGCACCGGCAGATCGGAACAAAGCGAGg CAGCAACAGCCAGTTTCAGCAGGCGTTCGCGGGAGGCCTTCTGTGACAGAGGTGTGCAGACGCATTCACAGCATGTGGGGCTTTCGAGGTTTCTTTCGAGGCTTGTGGCCTTGCTTGATTCGCGTCGGACCTGGCACGGGCGTCTACTTTTACTCTTTGGACATGCTGACCGGCACGTGggcgtccttctctgcggtcTCACGGAAAGCGGCTCAGGCGGCACCTTGGCGCCCCGCCTCAGGgctctctgtgcatgcagagaagagcgaggagccgGGAAACGCGGCTGCGGCAGATGCGAGCAGATGGGGCCTTCGAGGCGAATGCGCGTTGGAAACGACTGCCGCacttgtgcatgcagccgccgAAGAAACGGCCGGCAGAGGCGTGCTTctcgaaggagaagaagaacgcaaGGTGTCCGGGGAGATCGAGGGCGATCTGCAGTCGCCCATGCAGGGAGACTCGGAAAAGGCCCCGCCGTGGTACAACGCAGTTGTCAGCGCCGCGGCCCGAGGCGTCGCAGTCGTGTTCTTCAATCCCATCACAGTCGTGAAGTCTCGAGTCGAAAGCTCATGG ATGACCTCCCGATCTTCGCCGCCCGTCCGGACACTTATTTTGGAGATGTGGCGCACAGAGGGCCCCGCATCGTTGCTTCGCGGGGCGTGGCTGACGGTGCTCCGCGACGTACCGTTTTCGGGGATTTTCTTCGGTATGTACACCTGGTTGCGAACTCAAGTGGGCATGGACGGTCCCCGCGAAGACATTTCGCACTTTGCACTGAAGAACTTCTGCTGCGGAGCGTCTGCCGCagcgctcgcctcggccgtGACGCATCCCTTCGATGTGGTCCGAACGCGGATTCAGCTGTACGGACTGTACGTGGCACAGCGCAACACGCACGGCGCCGGGTTTGCGGCCCCAGCGGGAAGTCGACCGGTCTCGGTTCCGCCGCAAAAGTGCGGTTCCGAGAATCTGCGTGGCCAGGCAGGCCCAGAGTCGGCCACGGCGACCAGAGGGGGCGGCGCACGCGATGCAAAGGGTGTCGATCTCACCATGAGGAAAATGGTGCGGCAAATGATACGGGAGGAAGGCCTCCTGGTTCTATGGCGAGGCTTGGGCGCGCGGCTGGCCAAACGATCTCTCATGTCTGCCATGACCTGGACGTCTTTTGAGGAACTGCGGGTTGTCCTTGCAGAACTGAAAAGGTGA